Proteins from a genomic interval of Lacticaseibacillus pabuli:
- a CDS encoding ParB/RepB/Spo0J family partition protein — MAFSFFGRKKNDDKTVTELPTANIVPNRFQPRKVFQEDAIKELAATIKDHGLLQPIIVREYEPGQYEIIAGERRFRAVTSQLHWDKIPAIVTKMADDESAAMAIIENLQRAQLSPVEEARAYADLMASNSMTQENLARRIGKSQSFVANKLRLLKLSEDVQSAIMNGAITERHGRELLKLTPKQQSDVLRRIARDNLTVKETAQLVRGIIDPEGVRRDEEAHAAMAARVNAQVAADETKPAPEPDKPAKKKPAKKRTMPLTKDTRLAVNTIKKSVKMVRETGMQIHVKEDDDKQVHRIIIEIPNEK, encoded by the coding sequence AGACGGTCACTGAATTGCCGACAGCCAATATTGTCCCCAACCGGTTCCAGCCGCGGAAGGTGTTCCAAGAGGACGCCATTAAGGAACTCGCCGCGACCATCAAGGATCACGGCCTGCTTCAGCCCATTATCGTGCGGGAGTACGAACCCGGGCAGTACGAAATCATTGCCGGTGAGCGTCGTTTCCGCGCGGTAACCAGCCAGTTGCACTGGGATAAGATTCCGGCCATCGTTACCAAGATGGCGGATGACGAATCCGCGGCCATGGCAATCATCGAAAACCTGCAGCGTGCACAGCTGTCACCAGTTGAAGAGGCACGGGCCTACGCGGATCTCATGGCAAGCAATTCGATGACGCAGGAAAACCTGGCCCGCCGGATCGGCAAGAGCCAGTCCTTCGTCGCCAACAAGTTGCGTCTGCTCAAGCTCAGCGAGGACGTCCAAAGCGCCATCATGAATGGGGCCATTACCGAACGGCATGGCCGCGAGTTACTCAAGCTGACGCCCAAGCAGCAGTCGGACGTCTTGCGCCGCATCGCGCGTGACAACTTGACTGTTAAGGAAACCGCGCAGCTGGTTCGCGGCATCATCGATCCAGAAGGGGTGCGCCGTGACGAAGAGGCGCACGCCGCGATGGCTGCGCGGGTCAATGCCCAGGTGGCTGCCGACGAGACCAAGCCTGCGCCAGAGCCTGACAAGCCGGCCAAAAAGAAGCCTGCCAAGAAGCGGACGATGCCGCTGACTAAGGACACGCGTTTGGCCGTGAACACGATCAAGAAGTCCGTGAAGATGGTCCGTGAAACGGGGATGCAGATTCACGTTAAGGAAGACGACGACAAGCAGGTTCACCGCATTATTATTGAAATTCCCAATGAAAAATAA